One window of the Rhizorhabdus dicambivorans genome contains the following:
- a CDS encoding phosphotransferase codes for MSAGAGQSENEGTTAVRAGFAFDEASLARWMEAHVPGFAGPLTVEQFKGGQSNPTYKLVTPGKAYVLRRKPPGQLLKGAHAVEREAKVLIGLGKAGFPVAHVHALCTDDAVIGTWFYIMDMVEGRIFWDATIPEVSAADRPAYFDAMNATIAALHNVDYEAVGLGDYGRPGNYFERQIGRWSQQYRDDAEAGRDANMDRVIDWLQANIPPGDETAIVHGDFRIDNMIFHPTEPRVLAVLDWELSTLGHPLADFAYHAMMYDMPPHIVAGLAGADLKALNIPSEEDYIAAYCARTGRNSIPNYRFYTAFNFFRLAAIFHGIKGRVIRGTAASAQAAARAKLFPELAAIARAQIG; via the coding sequence ATGAGCGCAGGCGCGGGCCAGAGCGAGAATGAGGGCACGACGGCGGTTCGCGCCGGCTTCGCCTTCGACGAGGCGTCGCTGGCGCGCTGGATGGAGGCGCATGTGCCGGGCTTCGCCGGCCCGCTGACCGTCGAGCAGTTCAAGGGCGGCCAGTCCAACCCCACCTACAAGCTGGTGACGCCGGGCAAGGCCTATGTGCTGCGCCGCAAGCCGCCGGGCCAGCTGCTGAAGGGCGCCCATGCGGTCGAGCGCGAGGCGAAGGTGCTGATCGGGCTGGGCAAGGCCGGATTCCCGGTGGCGCATGTCCACGCGCTGTGCACCGACGATGCGGTGATCGGTACCTGGTTCTACATCATGGACATGGTGGAGGGGCGCATCTTCTGGGACGCGACCATTCCCGAGGTGTCGGCCGCCGATCGTCCGGCCTATTTCGACGCGATGAACGCGACGATCGCCGCGCTCCACAATGTCGATTACGAGGCGGTCGGCCTGGGCGACTATGGCAGGCCCGGCAATTATTTCGAGCGTCAGATCGGCCGCTGGTCGCAGCAGTATCGCGACGATGCCGAGGCCGGGCGCGATGCGAACATGGACAGGGTGATCGACTGGCTGCAGGCGAACATCCCGCCCGGCGACGAGACCGCCATCGTCCATGGCGATTTCCGCATCGACAACATGATTTTCCATCCCACCGAGCCCAGGGTGCTGGCGGTGCTCGACTGGGAGCTGTCGACGCTGGGCCATCCGCTGGCCGACTTCGCCTATCATGCGATGATGTACGATATGCCGCCGCACATCGTGGCGGGGCTGGCGGGGGCCGACCTCAAGGCGCTGAACATCCCGTCGGAAGAAGATTATATCGCCGCCTATTGCGCGCGGACGGGACGGAACTCGATCCCCAACTATCGCTTCTATACCGCCTTCAATTTCTTCCGGCTGGCTGCGATCTTCCACGGCATCAAGGGCCGCGTGATCCGCGGCACCGCCGCTTCCGCCCAGGCGGCAGCGCGGGCGAAGCTGTTCCCGGAACTGGCCGCGATCGCCCGCGCGCAGATCGGGTGA
- a CDS encoding acyl-CoA dehydrogenase family protein: MTERARAIAAKVEAFVRETVIPYEKDPRATSHGPTDELVQEMRGKARAAGVLTPHILPDGSHLSQRETAIVLIKSGLSPLGPLAVNTMAPDEGNMYLIGKVGSAEQKARFLDQLVAGDSRSAFFMTEPAAEGGAGSDPSMMQTLCRLDGDHWVINGRKAFITGAAGAKVGIVMAKSEDGACMFLVDLPDPAIRIERVLDTIDSSMPGGHSVVAIDNLRVPASQMLGASGEGFKYAQVRLSPARLSHCMRWLGCAIRAQEIASDYACRRDAFGKKLIDHEGVGFMLAENMIDLQQCELMIDWCAGVLDSGSLGTVESSMAKVAVSEALYRVADRCVQVMGGTGVSGDTVVEQVFREIRAFRIYDGPTEVHKWSLAKKIKRDHAKAAQSQAHAA; the protein is encoded by the coding sequence ATGACCGAACGCGCCCGCGCGATCGCGGCCAAGGTCGAAGCCTTCGTCCGCGAAACCGTGATCCCCTATGAGAAGGACCCGCGCGCGACATCGCACGGCCCGACCGATGAGCTGGTGCAGGAGATGCGCGGCAAGGCCCGCGCGGCGGGGGTGCTCACCCCGCACATCCTGCCCGACGGATCGCACCTCAGCCAGCGCGAAACCGCAATCGTGCTGATCAAGTCTGGCCTGTCGCCGCTGGGGCCGCTGGCGGTGAACACCATGGCGCCCGACGAGGGCAATATGTACCTGATCGGCAAGGTCGGTTCGGCCGAGCAGAAGGCGCGTTTCCTCGACCAGCTCGTCGCGGGGGACAGCCGTTCGGCCTTCTTCATGACCGAGCCGGCGGCCGAGGGCGGCGCGGGCTCCGACCCGTCGATGATGCAGACCCTCTGCCGGCTCGATGGCGACCATTGGGTGATCAACGGGCGCAAGGCGTTCATCACCGGCGCCGCGGGCGCGAAGGTGGGGATCGTCATGGCCAAGTCGGAAGACGGCGCCTGCATGTTCCTGGTCGACCTGCCCGATCCGGCGATCCGGATCGAGCGGGTGCTGGACACCATCGACAGCTCGATGCCCGGCGGCCATTCGGTGGTGGCGATCGACAATCTGCGCGTGCCCGCCAGCCAGATGCTGGGCGCAAGCGGCGAGGGCTTCAAATATGCGCAGGTGCGGCTGAGCCCGGCGCGGCTGTCGCACTGCATGCGCTGGCTGGGCTGCGCGATCCGCGCGCAGGAGATCGCCAGCGACTATGCGTGCCGGCGCGACGCCTTCGGCAAGAAACTGATCGACCATGAGGGCGTCGGCTTCATGCTGGCCGAGAACATGATCGACCTGCAGCAGTGCGAACTGATGATCGACTGGTGCGCGGGCGTGCTCGACAGCGGTTCGCTGGGAACGGTCGAAAGCTCGATGGCCAAGGTCGCGGTGTCGGAGGCGCTCTATCGCGTCGCCGACCGCTGCGTGCAGGTGATGGGCGGCACCGGGGTCTCGGGCGACACCGTGGTGGAGCAGGTGTTCCGCGAGATCCGCGCCTTCCGCATCTATGACGGCCCGACCGAGGTGCACAAATGGTCGCTCGCCAAGAAGATCAAGCGCGACCATGCCAAGGCTGCCCAGAGCCAGGCCCACGCGGCATGA
- a CDS encoding SDR family NAD(P)-dependent oxidoreductase, with protein MAELFNLAGKTALVTGASAGLGAHFAETLARAGAAVILAARRAEALAEVAGRIRAAGGRAEEVSLDVSSPTSIAGLEARLAEVDILVNNAGVVVEKPFLEQSGEDWDRVVDTNAKGMFLLTQAAARAMQARGQGGSIINIASILGLRQGAHVSTYAASKAAVIQITKVAALELARSGIRVNCICPGYISTDLNRDFWETEPGKAMIRRIPQRRLGQPSDLDGPLLLLASDASAYMTGSVIVADGGHLTSTL; from the coding sequence ATGGCCGAACTGTTCAACCTGGCGGGCAAGACCGCCCTCGTTACCGGCGCTTCGGCGGGGCTGGGCGCCCATTTCGCCGAAACGCTGGCGCGGGCCGGGGCGGCGGTGATCCTCGCGGCGCGTCGCGCCGAGGCATTGGCCGAGGTGGCGGGGCGCATCCGCGCGGCGGGGGGGCGCGCCGAGGAGGTCTCGCTCGACGTCAGCAGCCCCACCAGCATCGCCGGCCTCGAAGCGCGCCTCGCGGAGGTCGACATCCTGGTCAACAATGCCGGCGTCGTGGTCGAGAAACCCTTTCTCGAGCAGAGCGGGGAAGACTGGGACCGGGTGGTCGACACCAACGCCAAGGGCATGTTCCTGCTCACCCAGGCGGCCGCGCGGGCGATGCAGGCGCGGGGGCAGGGCGGATCGATCATCAACATCGCCTCGATCCTGGGCCTGCGGCAGGGCGCCCATGTCTCGACCTATGCGGCGTCCAAGGCCGCCGTCATACAGATCACCAAGGTGGCGGCGCTGGAACTGGCCCGCTCGGGCATCCGCGTGAACTGCATCTGCCCGGGCTACATCTCGACCGACCTGAACCGCGACTTCTGGGAGACCGAGCCGGGCAAGGCGATGATCCGGCGTATCCCGCAACGCCGCCTCGGCCAGCCCAGCGACCTGGACGGGCCGCTGCTGCTGCTCGCCTCGGACGCGTCCGCCTACATGACCGGATCGGTGATCGTCGCCGATGGCGGCCACCTGACCAGCACCCTTTGA
- a CDS encoding GntR family transcriptional regulator — protein MEQSIDMAALSSSGPAEPWPGPEPSGSARRVYLGILGDLEAGRMVPGQRLVETELAQRFEVGRNAVREAMQHLAGRGVVDLSPNRSPAIRRLDLAECFEVLDVAETMTRLVARSAARRFGPDHADALERAITDLAEAAAGEPVQFSAARRRFYRTLLLIGGNRELQRLFPGIGTHIIHAQYPSPRMQGIRLADYQAMARAIAAGDGEGAEAAAGAHVEHVRSVIRELARM, from the coding sequence GTGGAACAATCAATCGACATGGCGGCACTCTCATCCTCCGGCCCTGCCGAGCCCTGGCCCGGCCCCGAGCCTTCGGGATCGGCGCGGCGCGTCTATCTGGGCATCCTCGGCGATCTGGAGGCGGGGCGGATGGTGCCGGGCCAGCGGCTCGTCGAGACCGAACTGGCGCAGCGTTTCGAGGTCGGCCGCAATGCGGTGCGGGAGGCGATGCAGCACCTCGCCGGACGCGGCGTGGTCGATCTCAGCCCGAACCGCTCGCCGGCCATCCGGCGGCTCGACCTCGCCGAATGCTTCGAGGTGCTCGACGTCGCCGAGACGATGACCCGCCTGGTCGCGCGCAGCGCCGCGCGGCGCTTCGGCCCGGATCATGCCGATGCGCTGGAGCGCGCGATCACCGACCTGGCCGAGGCGGCAGCGGGGGAGCCCGTGCAGTTCAGCGCGGCGCGACGGCGCTTCTACCGCACCCTGCTGCTGATCGGCGGCAATCGCGAGCTGCAGCGGCTGTTCCCCGGCATCGGCACGCACATCATCCATGCCCAATATCCCTCGCCCCGGATGCAGGGGATCAGGCTGGCCGACTATCAGGCGATGGCCCGCGCGATCGCGGCTGGCGACGGGGAAGGCGCGGAGGCCGCGGCCGGCGCGCATGTCGAGCATGTCCGCAGCGTGATCCGCGAACTCGCCCGGATGTAA
- a CDS encoding TorF family putative porin, whose product MIRMIRSLLGAALLIPTAALAQAEAEPPAVSIAYNAAIVSDYRFRGISYTNRKPAVQGGADISFHSGLFAGTWLSSISNYGGAHAEIDLYGGYAGSVGGWNYSATVLGYFYPNGVDTDYVETQATLAHTIGPVTATATVAYTPKQWNTGDNLYTSLGADVAVLGTPLTASVNVGRENGSYDEKWDWSAGLTYTIDRLEISATYIDSNYKSPLEAGRNARATALLSVKATF is encoded by the coding sequence ATGATCCGGATGATCCGGTCGCTGTTGGGGGCGGCGCTCCTCATCCCGACGGCGGCGCTGGCCCAGGCGGAGGCGGAACCCCCGGCGGTCTCGATCGCCTACAACGCCGCGATCGTCTCCGACTATCGCTTCCGCGGCATCAGCTACACCAACCGCAAGCCCGCCGTGCAGGGCGGCGCCGACATCAGCTTCCATTCGGGCTTGTTCGCCGGCACCTGGCTGTCGAGCATCTCCAACTATGGCGGCGCCCATGCCGAAATCGATCTGTATGGTGGCTATGCCGGATCGGTCGGCGGCTGGAACTACAGCGCGACGGTGCTCGGCTATTTCTATCCGAACGGCGTCGACACCGATTATGTCGAGACGCAGGCGACGCTGGCCCACACCATCGGCCCCGTGACCGCCACCGCCACCGTCGCCTATACCCCCAAGCAGTGGAACACCGGCGACAATCTCTACACCAGCCTCGGCGCGGACGTGGCTGTCCTGGGCACCCCGCTCACCGCCTCGGTCAATGTCGGGCGGGAAAATGGCAGCTATGACGAGAAATGGGATTGGTCGGCGGGCCTGACCTACACGATCGACAGGCTCGAAATCTCGGCCACCTATATCGACAGCAACTATAAGAGCCCGCTCGAGGCCGGACGGAATGCGCGCGCCACCGCGCTGCTGTCGGTGAAGGCGACCTTCTAA
- a CDS encoding DNA/RNA non-specific endonuclease, with the protein MARKAAKSGKGKSNTELMEVMERYIRSRGEAFLSRPNINAVGIGYKMVGGKRTDQLAVQFSVDSKVAVPESLDSEPIPETVSFEGVEFPTDVVQRSFKTDYQLVAAPQKDRRKQRLDPIVPGVSIGHRSATAGTLGAIVMDRQSGLPVMLSNWHVLHTPEGEIGDPVVQPGRYDDNRTDENVVGTLVRSHLGLAGDCAIASLDARHFDGTILDLGRAVNRIAKAELDDKVVKSGRTTGVTRGVVTRVSMVTQLNYGDGIVEKIGGFEISLDPNFRPPSDEISKGGDSGSAWMAIGADGKPSDIMIGLHFGGDAEDSDGEYALACQAHSVFEKLEIEPVPANATVQEVRAENVLATGYDPAFLGEELPLPTFTPTARKDLASLDEKAELRYCHFSVWLSRARRLPRMVAWNIDGATIQYLGRKGLDFVKDERGDLEDYQIGDELYAGNPFDRGHVARRADLCWGSDEEAARANRDSFYFTNMTPQHERFNQSKLKGLWGKLENAVFDEAEPDDLKVSLFAGPILASDDPHYTKPDEGLDVQVPTEFWKIVLFVDRGALALRGFILTQRDLVKKVVRAETLELDEFRWFQVPIADIGAKTGIRFPAVWNKLERLPAPQALGAGPAGARLIESDADFFA; encoded by the coding sequence ATGGCGCGCAAGGCTGCGAAGAGCGGGAAGGGCAAATCCAACACTGAACTGATGGAGGTGATGGAGCGCTACATCCGCTCCAGGGGCGAAGCGTTCCTGTCCCGGCCGAACATCAACGCCGTCGGTATCGGCTACAAGATGGTGGGCGGCAAGCGCACCGACCAGCTCGCCGTCCAGTTCTCGGTCGATTCCAAGGTCGCGGTGCCTGAGAGCCTCGATTCCGAGCCGATTCCCGAGACCGTCAGCTTCGAAGGCGTCGAGTTCCCGACCGACGTTGTCCAGCGCAGCTTCAAGACCGATTATCAGCTCGTCGCCGCGCCGCAGAAGGATCGCCGCAAGCAGCGGCTCGATCCGATCGTCCCTGGAGTCAGCATCGGCCATCGCAGCGCAACCGCCGGCACGCTCGGCGCGATCGTGATGGATCGGCAGAGCGGCCTGCCGGTGATGCTGTCCAACTGGCATGTCCTTCATACCCCCGAAGGCGAGATCGGCGATCCCGTCGTCCAGCCCGGCCGCTATGACGACAACCGGACCGACGAGAATGTCGTCGGCACGCTGGTGCGCAGCCATCTCGGCCTCGCCGGTGATTGCGCGATCGCGAGCCTCGACGCCCGGCATTTCGACGGCACCATCCTCGATCTGGGCAGGGCGGTGAACCGGATCGCCAAGGCCGAGCTCGACGACAAGGTCGTCAAGTCGGGCCGAACCACCGGCGTCACCCGCGGCGTCGTGACGCGGGTCTCGATGGTCACTCAGCTCAATTATGGCGACGGGATCGTCGAGAAGATCGGCGGCTTCGAGATCAGCCTCGATCCGAACTTCCGGCCGCCGTCCGACGAGATATCGAAGGGTGGCGACTCCGGCTCCGCCTGGATGGCGATCGGTGCCGACGGCAAGCCGAGCGACATCATGATCGGGCTGCACTTCGGCGGCGATGCCGAGGATTCCGACGGCGAATATGCGTTGGCCTGCCAGGCCCATTCGGTGTTCGAGAAGCTGGAGATCGAGCCGGTCCCCGCCAATGCGACGGTGCAGGAGGTCCGCGCGGAAAATGTGCTGGCGACCGGCTATGATCCAGCCTTCCTGGGCGAGGAACTGCCGCTGCCGACCTTCACCCCGACGGCGAGAAAGGATCTCGCCAGCCTCGATGAGAAGGCCGAGCTGCGCTATTGCCATTTCTCGGTCTGGCTGAGCCGGGCCCGGCGGCTGCCGCGCATGGTGGCGTGGAACATCGACGGCGCCACCATCCAATATCTCGGCCGCAAGGGGCTCGATTTCGTCAAGGATGAGCGCGGCGATCTCGAGGATTACCAGATCGGCGACGAACTCTACGCCGGCAATCCGTTCGATCGCGGCCATGTCGCCCGCCGCGCGGATCTGTGCTGGGGCAGCGACGAGGAGGCGGCCCGCGCCAATCGCGACAGTTTCTACTTCACCAACATGACCCCGCAGCACGAGCGCTTCAACCAGTCGAAGCTCAAGGGCCTGTGGGGCAAGCTCGAAAATGCGGTGTTCGACGAGGCCGAACCCGACGACCTGAAGGTCTCGCTGTTCGCCGGCCCGATCCTGGCCAGCGACGACCCGCATTACACGAAGCCCGATGAGGGACTCGACGTTCAGGTCCCCACCGAATTCTGGAAGATCGTCCTGTTTGTCGACCGAGGCGCGTTGGCATTGCGCGGCTTCATCCTGACGCAGCGCGACCTGGTGAAGAAGGTGGTCCGGGCCGAAACCCTCGAACTCGACGAGTTCCGCTGGTTCCAGGTGCCGATCGCGGACATCGGCGCGAAGACCGGCATCCGCTTCCCTGCGGTTTGGAACAAGCTGGAGAGGCTGCCGGCGCCGCAGGCGCTGGGTGCCGGCCCGGCGGGCGCGCGGCTGATCGAATCGGACGCGGATTTCTTCGCCTGA